In the Diachasmimorpha longicaudata isolate KC_UGA_2023 chromosome 1, iyDiaLong2, whole genome shotgun sequence genome, one interval contains:
- the LOC135159925 gene encoding translation initiation factor eIF2B subunit beta, with protein sequence MVPTMNEDIHKDALELVKNINYGKLKGTDKIVEATIKVLKQIVSSSEWSTARILMDLITLNGKYMIAAVPLEASIGNMVRRILHIIREEYTLELENKPDEADCQESLHKILTSQGAHDIDFDCSVPDLKSAIIEHINEFEVELETCSENITQQASEHIHSNEIIMTIGYSKMVERFFKKASETREFEVIIAEGDPTLSGQELAAKLPKKIKTTLISDRGIFAMMSRVNKVIIGTHTVMANGGLKATAGCDTVAHAAKHYSVPVMVLLPLYKLSPLYLCSFEQEAFNKYQAPIQGVIDGANEPLLERIQAYNPVFDYVPPELVTLFITNTGGNAPSYVYRLLSELYHPDDYEL encoded by the exons ATGGTCCCGACGATGAACGAGGACATCCATAAAGATGCTCTGGAGCTTgtaaaaaacataaattatgG AAAGCTCAAGGGAACCGACAAGATCGTCGAGGCCACCATCAAGGTGTTGAAGCAGATTGTTAGCAGTTCAGAATGGAGCACAGCAAG AATACTCATGGATTTAATAACgttaaatggaaaatacaTGATTGCTGCTGTTCCCTTGGAGGCGTCTATAGGCAACATGGTAAGAAGAATTCTCCACATAATTAGGGAAGAGTACACATTAGAACTCGAGAATAAACCAGATGAGGCAGACTGCCAGGAGTCATTGCACAAAATATTGACATCTCAAGGAGCCCACGATATAGATTTCGATTGTTCTGTGCCTGATTTGAAGTCAGCAATCATCGAGCACATCAATGAGTTCGAGGTGGAGCTGGAAACATg ttCAGAAAACATAACTCAGCAGGCGTCTGAGCACATCCACTCAAACGAAATTATAATGACGATAGGATATTCAAAGATGGttgaacgatttttcaaaaaagctTCTGAGACTAGGGAATTTGAGGTCATCATTGCTGAAGGGGACCCTACACTAAGC GGTCAAGAATTGGCAGCTAAGcttcccaaaaaaataaaaacaacattAATATCAGATCGAGGAATTTTCGCAATGATGTCTAGAGTGAATAAAGTCATTATCGGCACCCACACGGTAATGGCTAATGGGGGATTAAAAGCAACAGCTGGATGTGATACTGTGGCTCATGCTGCGAAACACTACTCGGTCCCTGTTATGGTCCTGCTGCCTCTTTACAAACTTTCCCCACTTTATCTATGTTCCTTCGAGCAAGAGGCATTCAATAAATATCAGGCACCGATCCAGGGAGTGATCGATGGAGCCAATGAGCCCCTCCTCGAGAGGATTCAGGCGTACAACCCGGTGTTCGATTATGTGCCACCCGAGTTGGTGACTCTCTTCATCACAAATAC AGGTGGAAATGCACCTTCCTATGTTTATCGACTCCTCAGCGAGCTATACCATCCGGACGATTATGAATTATAA
- the LOC135159965 gene encoding TM2 domain-containing protein CG11103, translated as MKAAVVLWVVGVLMGLGEAIILMNGNKTSEQQQEYRPEGPLVMCNFLPVDFIECEEPFDHKGNKTAKIESGYGCVKFGGSRYEEVEKANVSCTVLPDIECYGPRTFYRDGVPCIKYSGHYFILTLLYSILLGFLGTDRFCLGHNGTAVGKLLTLGGLGIWWIVDVILLVTNSLLPEDGSNWNPFV; from the exons ATGAAGGCTGCAGTCGTTCTTTGGGTTGTCGGGGTTCTCATGGGACTTGGGGAAGCAattattttgatgaatggAAATAAGACCAGCGAACAGCAGCAAGAATATAGGCCGGAGGGGCCTTTGGTTATGTGCAACTTTCT GCCTGTGGATTTTATTGAGTGTGAGGAGCCTTTCGATCACAAGGGGAATAAAACAGCGAAGATTGAGAGTGGTTATGGATGTGTCAAG TTTGGAGGTTCTCGATATGAAGAGGTAGAAAAAGCCAACGTCTCCTGCACAGTCCTCCCCGACATCGAGTGCTATGGCCCCAGAACCTTCTACAGGGACGGTGTTCCTTGCATAAAATATAGTGGCCATTACTTCATCCTGACACTGCTCTACAGTATTCTTTTAGGATTTTTAGGGACGGATCGCTTCTGCCTGGGCCACAATGGTACAGCTGTGGGGAAACTACTGACTCTGGGGGGCTTGGGTATCTGGTGGATCGTTGATGTCATCCTCCTAGTCACCAATTCCCTTTTACCCGAGGATGGAAGCAACTGGAATCCATTCGTATAA